One Populus nigra chromosome 16, ddPopNigr1.1, whole genome shotgun sequence genomic window, tcaactttttatttcttttaattacactCTTGAATGGCCTGGAACTTTTACTTTCATGCAATTTTGCTTTTGCTAAACTTCAACATAAACCTCAAATTTGAAACTTTTACTTTCATGCAATTTTGCTTTTGCTAAACTTCAACATAAACCTCAAATTTCAGCACCTTTtgtcttggttttggatttatacAACCTGACTCTTAAttaaccattaaactttcaaatctcttcaatttcacccttgatttTAATCAAATTCATCCCCAGAGTTCGACatctctttcaaaaaaattcttggctacccatttctttaatttaacctctaattgactctaaaactttgattttcttgtgacTTTAGCGATTTGAACCAATTAACTTAAATGCAGATATATATATTCAGGGAATCCATGCCAAACAGAGTCCTCATTGTGGGATGGCTGCACGTTTTCCCGATGTATAAAACAACTTAGAGTGTTTAACATAGGCATGTTAAACCTTCTggatcattaaaattattaatctgCTAACATGAAGACGATTTCAATTCGGAGGATTGAAAATGCATCATAATATCTTACAGATCTTTGGCCCATGCATGCCTGTGTTGAGGGCACCAATCACATACGGGTAAGCAACAGCTATGATAGTAGATtaaatatatactaaaaaatacTATTGTATTCTGACATTTTATACACTAagttattcaaatattgtctttCAGATCACCTCATCTTGTTCGAACAAGTTCAAGCGGTAAAGTTTCCATTGCCAGCTGAAATTTGAAAGATAGTTTAGATGCAAACAAATAGGTTTCCTCTACAATGAAATTCAGAGAAATGCTTACCCACAGTCTTGGAGTTCTTGGATCagattttttatgcaatttggACAGTTCTGACTGAAAGCTGATGACAATGGACACTTTGAACTCAATTGAAAATGGACTGCAAagaggattaaaaaataaaaagacaatgaaAATAACCACAAGGCATAAAACGCTAGCATTTAAGAACAATCAGATGTGTGAGCAAACCTAAGCATAAAGCAGTGATACTGCTAGGGAGGGGAACGAGTTCACAAGAATAGCTTGCAAAAAAAGATacaattgtaatatttttagcAGACGCTGGATTCGAGTTTAAAGAGactttttgtttcaatttgaaaaaaaaaaaaaatctcagtgGGTTTGCATAGCTTTCCCACCTTGTATCAAACAATTCTACCCCTATATGAATTACTAAAATTTCCTTTCCATTGGCAGAATGAAaccctttaaaataaaatgaaagaggaTGCTTGGGGAAAATTTAAAACTACAAATAGAGCACGTGAAGTCAGAACCAATAGGCAGATTTTACCAGCCAAGATGGAATTCATGTCCTTTCGTAAATGAAAATGTCAATGAAGTGCTTATGCCTCTAACTCATGGAGccattatgtaattttttttaacatcactATAATCCCCTTTTAAAGATAAGTAGTAGTGCCTTCCATCTTCATGCAGATCCAAAAATACAAGATAAAAACAAGAGTCAGGAGAAGTTTGCAACTCACCCAGCAAAGACACTTGGACAAGTCAAAAGGCGGGGAAGGATAACATAGATAGGCAAAGTCAGATTACGACAGACATCTCCATCCGCTATCTAACAAACACCAGAGAAAAAACAGAAGTTTAAGATTGAAACATTGTAAAAGTCAAAGTACTTTGGCAAGATAGGGAACATATCATGCCTGTGTAGTCTGAATCAAAGAAGTTTCAGTCACAATTTTCTCTCCCATTAGAATTGACTCTACACGGAGCAAGTGTATGTCAATGGAGGAAATGGGAACTGCTGATGTTTCAACCGTTAACTCTCCACTGATGGGATCCAACAAAGAACACAGAGTAGACATTCTTCCTGTCACCCGAAAACCACCTATTGAATGACATCTATAATCAGTTGAGTTTCACTTGAACATAAGAAGCTGCATAATAAGATACTAAAGTGCCTGCATCACAAATACAAGCATGTAAATGCCAAAAGAGGAAACTATTTCTCCAAAATTCAAATTAAGGTTGGAGAAAGAGTCTTAGCTAAGATGACTAAGAAGCGCACCTGACTTTATTTCAGGAAGTAAAGGATGTCTCTGAGTGTCCTGAGTAATGTAAAAGATAGCCATTTCAGGAGAAACTGGTCGCTCAAGCAGATCAGCTGAAAATGCAACAGCATCAGCAAGACAGCGGCTTATTTAATTCCctatcaataatatatatatcataagaAAATCACACCACACCTTTATCACTTTCAACTATAACTTCCATGGTTGCAGATAGTGATTTATAAAGGTATCCTCTTGCTATATCTACAGTAAACAAATACTATcacagaaatcatcaatcatcaAGTCTTACAAAAGTGTGAAAGTAATTATGGGAAAGCCTTAGAACcatgcaaaattaaaaagaaataacaagaaTAATTTCAGTTacatatttcttcttttataggacaaaaaatatattcaccTGAATGCTAACATCCGTTCCATGAAAGGTCTCATAAAatctttccaaacttttttcgccattttgtttcaaaaccatggtaAATGGTACCTGCCAGACCAAGCAAACACTAAAATTAacggaataataataataaaaaaaaaactatcacagGTGAAAAAGGGTATATAAAATGATTGATAACACCAGCATAAAGGAGAtgatatttcatgaaaaaacgAATTCCGAGGGACAAGACTAGCCCACATTATAATTTCTTCTATTAAATATTTCATCAGCTATCAAAAAgctaaaatcaaactaaatttgaGCGAGTTGTTTGTTATAAATACCTCAGTTGTGCCTGAACCAATCTTTCCCGGCGGTTTAACCTCAATGCTCTTATTCCTGTTTCCATGTTAAGTAACATTCGCAGCAATCAGGGTAATACTCTGCTTGAAAATCCATTGCTTAAATACAATACATGCAAAATCGCACACCAAGTCCACTGATTTGATCAATCGTTCAATACCGAGTTCAATTTCAGCGAACATTAACACAAAGCAAAACATATTTGTGAGAAAAACAGAAATGCAGCCAtttttctccctcttttttaATGCATCAactattatttaacattaagcACACTTTATACAGTAATTTAAAAGAAGATAGAGCAAAAATACTAGTAACATACACGATGGTGATTGGCTTGACAACACCATAAAAGGTTTCAATAACTCCAGCTGATCCTCCTCGAACCTGCTTTCAAAACACAACACCACACCAAATCAGATTTATAAAAGTTTTCTCGCAAATCAAACAGATAGataaagggagagagagaaattgatgaaattatacTGGAACCTGCAAGTTAACAGATCCGTTGACGGAGAGGCGAATTCCATAGTGAGAAATTGAGGATGGAGATTTAATCACGATTTTGCCTTCAACAGGTTCCTGAAATTGATTgattaattgattgattaaaGCAATGATAACCATCAAtcactaaataaaatttaaattatactgaataaaattgtgttttatagagagagagagagagagagagagagagatttacaGAGGCGCGATAGATACGGCTGGATCGAGAAAATTTAAGGGCTATTTTTGTTGACATAGCTCCAACTCAAAGAGAGACTGAGTTACTGAGTTCCCGAGTAACGGGTAGGAGACTGGATTGAGTCGAGCTGCTTTCGAGTTTGGGAACTAAAGACTAAACTGTTTTCTGCAAATAATATAGGTTGCTCATATAGGAGGTCTGCTGACAAATGACTGCaggtaataaaataacaaaaaggtaAAAACACTATGCctatagatatattttattatttattatcgggagtataattattttttattctttttaataaatagttgCCTTGATGTTGGtggtataattaaattaattgatggtAAAATTTCTCCACccatgtgtttatttttttttggcagcaGCTCCttttaccaattaaaaaaaaaaatttcgtgttattgaaatttttttttccttttgggaATCGCATGGTGGTAATAACAGGACGATTTATTGCAATCAGAaaaaatttttcattattttttttttacctttaaaattaatgttatcattcaaaacttcaaattattctcttaattattgatattttatttttatttttttttgttcttctatgaattttttatttatcttcaaattcattcttcaatcttaatttataatatgttttttttcaatttattttttattcttttgattttttttatctttttgttaaattgatttttattttcaaattcaccATTGAGTCAAAAACTTATAATtgtcatctaatttattttttatttcaattttgacttttattttttgaattgttatttttggttttgaatctttttgtataattggatttttattttcttaattccatcctttaacatttaattggttAAGGATTGGGTTTTGTGGATTTTTCAAATATGATGCTTATAATCTAATGACCAAGGTCATAGGTTTGAATAGTTAACACgagttgatattattattattatttacttattttcttttatgatttcattattcgatattggtttttt contains:
- the LOC133675456 gene encoding uncharacterized protein LOC133675456 isoform X2 gives rise to the protein MSTKIALKFSRSSRIYRASEPVEGKIVIKSPSSISHYGIRLSVNGSVNLQVRGGSAGVIETFYGVVKPITIVNKSIEVKPPGKIGSGTTEVPFTMVLKQNGEKSLERFYETFHGTDVSIQYLFTVDIARGYLYKSLSATMEVIVESDKADLLERPVSPEMAIFYITQDTQRHPLLPEIKSGGFRVTGRMSTLCSLLDPISGELTVETSAVPISSIDIHLLRVESILMGEKIVTETSLIQTTQIADGDVCRNLTLPIYVILPRLLTCPSVFAGPFSIEFKVSIVISFQSELSKLHKKSDPRTPRLWLAMETLPLELVRTR
- the LOC133675456 gene encoding uncharacterized protein LOC133675456 isoform X1, which translates into the protein MSTKIALKFSRSSRIYRASEPVEGKIVIKSPSSISHYGIRLSVNGSVNLQQVRGGSAGVIETFYGVVKPITIVNKSIEVKPPGKIGSGTTEVPFTMVLKQNGEKSLERFYETFHGTDVSIQYLFTVDIARGYLYKSLSATMEVIVESDKADLLERPVSPEMAIFYITQDTQRHPLLPEIKSGGFRVTGRMSTLCSLLDPISGELTVETSAVPISSIDIHLLRVESILMGEKIVTETSLIQTTQIADGDVCRNLTLPIYVILPRLLTCPSVFAGPFSIEFKVSIVISFQSELSKLHKKSDPRTPRLWLAMETLPLELVRTR